One genomic window of Medicago truncatula cultivar Jemalong A17 chromosome 1, MtrunA17r5.0-ANR, whole genome shotgun sequence includes the following:
- the LOC25485630 gene encoding translation initiation factor IF3-1, mitochondrial, giving the protein MAFWHRIGNSKLKAACFQFRRCYTHLSHASLSNSTPKTCPTVMPNPHSLFHDRPTIFLNSVRFYAVPVQFQVKPKNEEDDTDGPRLNDQIKARQVRLVVDGEHSIVSRFEALERARKLKLDLVEVDKNSTPPVCKIMDYHKEMYKKKENFKERAKSKSEMTMKKECKEVRFSEKTESKDLKMKSDMVRKLMEKGYRVKVKATGNADQAMLDAISRLSALIEDVCVVESGPHLAKKDAYIIVRHLKYGPAKKGAKKSQDAVRMDSKAEEGDVEPLTTNSSNSVETPDTLTNSINDGNDSVSPPVVENRYKKANYRVENKFQSNAQAPPDVTENRYKQAEPRNRYQHENRFQPNAQVPPVVTENRYIQAEPRNRYQQTTPNTSPGTRDANRWIENKVQSNAQVPPVAVENRYIKAVPRNRYQQTAPNTSPGTRDANRWTPSNLNNTRNVHVNNFNPNTESTNQAIDKPNGPQTVQRNR; this is encoded by the exons ATGGCGTTTTGGCATAGAATTGGAAATTCTAAGCTCAAAGCTGCATGCTTCCAATTTCGAAGATGCTACACTCATCTTTCTCATGCTTCTCTATCAAATTCCACCCCTAAAACTTGCCCTACTGTGATGCCAAATCCTCATTCGCTTTTCCATGATAGGCCCACAATTTTTCTCAATAGCGTCAGGTTTTATGCTGTTCCTGTTCAG TTTCAGGTAAAGCCCAAGAATGAAGAGGATGACACTGATGGGCCACGGTTGAATGACCAAATCAAAGCTAGACAAGTCAGACTTGTGGTGGATGGCG AACATTCAATAGTGTCAAGGTTTGAAGCATTGGAACGTGCCAGGAAGCTTAAACTTGATTTAGTTGAG GTTGATAAAAATTCTACTCCACCTGTTTGTAAAATCATGGACTATCACAAGGAAATgtacaagaagaaagaaaatttcAAGGAGCGTGCTAAAAGCAAG TCTGAGATGACAATGAAAAAGGAATGCAAGGAAGTACGATTTTCTGAAAAAACC GAATCAAAAGACCTTAAGATGAAATCAGATATGGTTAGAAAGTTAATGGAGAAGGGTTATCGGGTTAAG GTCAAGGCAACAGGTAACGCAGATCAGGCCATGTTAGACGCAATATCTCGTCTTTCGGCTCTG ATAGAAGATGTCTGTGTTGTGGAAAGTGGACCGCATCTGGCAAAAAAAGACGCTTATATTATAGTCAGACATCTTAAATATGGACCGGCTAAGAAAGGTGCGAAAAAATCGCAAGACGCCGTACGTATGGATTCAAAGGCCGAGGAGGGTGATGTGGAACCATTAACTACCAATTCTAGCAATTCAGTTGAAACACCGGATACATTGACTAATAGTATCAATGATGGGAATGATTCAGTATCTCCACCCGTGGTAGAAAATAGGTACAAAAAAGCTAATTATCGTGTTGAGAACAAGTTTCAATCAAATGCGCAAGCGCCTCCCGATGTGACCGAGAATAGGTACAAACAAGCCGAGCCAAGAAACAGATACCAACATGAGAACAGGTTTCAACCAAATGCGCAAGTGCCTCCTGTTGTGACTGAGAATAGGTACATACAAGCCGAGCCAAGAAACAGATACCAACAGACCACACCAAATACAAGTCCAGGGACAAGAGATGCAAATAGGTGGATCGAGAACAAGGTTCAATCAAATGCACAAGTGCCTCCTGTTGCGGTCGAGAATAGGTACATAAAAGCCGTGCCAAGAAATAGATACCAACAGACAGCGCCAAATACAAGTCCAGGTACAAGAGATGCAAATAGGTGGACACCCTCGAATCTGAATAACACAAGAAATGTCCatgtaaataattttaatcccAATACTGAAAGTACCAATCAAGCTATTGATAAACCAAATGGCCCTCAGACAGTGCAAAGGAACAGATAA